One part of the Pseudomonadota bacterium genome encodes these proteins:
- a CDS encoding YjbQ family protein: MTCKCHTDYLWFQTEKLHEFVNITDKVADIVGKSGIKDGMALVSAMHITAAVYVNDAESGLIADIEEWLDSIAPQDKDYRHHRTGETNGYAHLWNLTLGHQVMLPITKGKLDLGPWEQVYYAEFDGRRKKRVIVKVMGI, from the coding sequence ATGACCTGCAAATGCCACACCGACTACCTCTGGTTCCAGACCGAGAAGCTGCACGAGTTCGTGAATATCACTGACAAGGTCGCGGATATCGTCGGCAAGAGCGGTATCAAGGACGGCATGGCGCTGGTGTCGGCCATGCACATCACGGCCGCGGTGTACGTGAACGACGCGGAGAGCGGGCTCATCGCCGACATCGAGGAGTGGCTGGACTCAATTGCGCCGCAGGACAAGGACTACCGCCACCATCGCACAGGCGAGACCAACGGCTACGCGCACCTGTGGAACCTCACCCTCGGCCATCAGGTGATGCTGCCCATCACCAAGGGCAAACTGGATCTGGGCCCCTGGGAACAGGTCTATTACGCGGAGTTTGACGGCCGGCGCAAAAAGCGCGTGATCGTAAAAGTGATGGGTATTTAG
- a CDS encoding ORF6N domain-containing protein has product MDRKTSDNDRNSPARSTELQPASSEQAPEIENHILIIRGQRVMIDADLAYLYGVSTKRLNEQVKRNHGRFPPDFMFKLTNEEWAELVANCDRFKNLKHSTSLPTVFTEHGAVMLANILRSKRAVDMSVYVVRAFIRLREAMAWNKELAKKIDEIEQRMDIHDKAITSLFNAIKKMIALPPPKKKKIGFIH; this is encoded by the coding sequence ATGGACCGCAAAACCTCTGACAATGATCGCAACTCACCGGCTCGCTCCACAGAATTGCAGCCTGCTTCATCGGAGCAGGCGCCGGAGATCGAGAATCACATTCTAATCATCCGGGGCCAGAGGGTAATGATCGATGCTGATCTGGCATATTTGTACGGTGTATCGACCAAACGACTCAATGAGCAGGTTAAGCGGAATCATGGGCGTTTCCCGCCTGATTTCATGTTCAAGCTGACGAACGAAGAATGGGCTGAACTGGTCGCAAATTGCGACCGGTTCAAAAACCTTAAACATTCCACATCGTTACCCACCGTGTTCACAGAGCACGGAGCTGTGATGCTTGCAAATATCCTGAGGTCCAAGAGGGCCGTGGATATGAGCGTCTATGTCGTCAGGGCCTTCATCAGGCTCCGTGAGGCAATGGCCTGGAATAAAGAGCTGGCAAAAAAGATAGATGAAATTGAACAACGAATGGACATCCACGACAAGGCGATCACCTCTCTCTTCAATGCGATCAAGAAAATGATAGCCCTGCCACCGCCGAAAAAGAAAAAGATCGGGTTCATTCACTGA